A part of Agromyces protaetiae genomic DNA contains:
- a CDS encoding MerR family transcriptional regulator → MSWSTRELAELAGTTVNTVRHYHRLGLLDEPERRYNGYKEYEVRHLVRLLRIRRMADLGVPLSQIGDLSEGSERAEEALRDLDAELAASIGRLTSAREEIAAILREQAPAHVPVGFTSVASRLSEADSSMVHIYTQLYDDEALADMQKMVEADLDDVAADIERLPDDADEATRQALVERLARTLARNFRDFPWLTDPASHLSKSGRITAETFAEAVMELYNPAQLDVLVRANALARSGLSDGESAAESGAT, encoded by the coding sequence ATGTCGTGGAGCACTCGTGAGCTGGCGGAGCTGGCGGGGACGACCGTGAACACGGTCCGTCACTACCACCGCCTCGGTCTGCTCGACGAGCCGGAGCGTCGCTACAACGGGTACAAGGAGTACGAGGTCCGGCACCTCGTGAGACTCCTTCGGATCCGGCGCATGGCCGACCTGGGCGTTCCGCTCTCGCAGATCGGGGATCTCAGCGAAGGAAGCGAGCGCGCGGAGGAGGCGCTGCGCGACCTCGACGCCGAGCTCGCGGCGAGCATCGGGCGCTTGACGAGCGCGCGGGAGGAGATCGCAGCGATACTGCGAGAGCAGGCGCCCGCGCACGTGCCGGTCGGTTTCACGTCCGTGGCGTCGCGGCTGTCCGAGGCGGACAGCTCGATGGTCCACATCTACACGCAGCTGTACGACGACGAGGCGCTCGCCGACATGCAGAAGATGGTGGAGGCCGACCTCGACGATGTCGCCGCCGACATCGAACGGCTGCCGGACGATGCGGACGAAGCGACGCGGCAGGCGCTCGTGGAGCGGCTCGCGAGGACGCTCGCCCGGAACTTCAGGGATTTTCCGTGGCTGACCGACCCTGCATCGCACCTCTCCAAGAGCGGACGCATCACCGCGGAGACCTTCGCGGAGGCGGTCATGGAACTGTACAACCCGGCACAGCTCGACGTGCTCGTCCGGGCGAACGCGCTCGCGCGCAGCGGACTCTCGGACGGAGAGTCCGCTGCGGAATCCGGGGCGACTTGA
- a CDS encoding alpha/beta fold hydrolase, whose amino-acid sequence MGYITVGNRNSTPVELYYEDQGAGQPVVLIHGYPLDGHSWEKQSRELLAAGYRVITYDRRGFGGSSKVDSGYDYDTFAADLHTVLETLDLQSVVLVGFSMGTGELARYVARYGTARVAKLAFLASLEPFLVARDDNPAGVAQEVFDGIEASAKADRYSWFTQFYNDFYNLDETLGSRVSDEVVRANWTTAVGSAPVAAYAVVASWIEDFRGDVDAVREAGLPTLILHGTGDRILPIDATGRRFREGVPGAEYVEIEDAPHGLLWTHAAEVNEALRDFLDR is encoded by the coding sequence ATGGGATACATCACCGTCGGGAACCGGAACAGCACGCCGGTCGAGCTGTACTACGAGGACCAGGGTGCGGGTCAGCCGGTCGTGCTGATCCACGGGTATCCACTGGACGGACACAGCTGGGAGAAGCAATCGCGTGAGTTGCTCGCCGCGGGGTACCGGGTCATCACCTATGACCGTCGCGGGTTCGGGGGGTCGTCGAAGGTCGATTCCGGGTACGACTACGACACGTTCGCGGCGGATCTGCACACCGTGCTCGAGACGCTCGACCTGCAGAGCGTGGTCCTCGTGGGCTTCTCGATGGGCACCGGCGAGCTCGCCCGCTACGTGGCGCGCTACGGCACGGCGCGCGTCGCGAAGCTCGCGTTCCTCGCTTCGCTCGAGCCTTTCCTCGTCGCACGCGACGACAACCCGGCGGGCGTCGCGCAAGAGGTGTTCGACGGCATCGAGGCGTCCGCCAAGGCTGACCGGTACTCGTGGTTCACGCAGTTCTACAACGACTTCTACAACCTCGACGAGACGCTCGGGTCGCGCGTCAGCGACGAGGTCGTCCGCGCGAACTGGACCACCGCGGTCGGCAGCGCCCCCGTGGCTGCGTACGCCGTGGTCGCCTCGTGGATCGAGGACTTCCGAGGCGACGTCGACGCAGTCCGCGAGGCGGGGTTGCCCACGCTGATCCTGCACGGCACGGGCGACCGCATCCTGCCGATCGACGCCACGGGGCGCCGGTTCCGCGAGGGCGTCCCCGGGGCCGAGTATGTCGAGATCGAGGATGCTCCGCACGGACTGCTGTGGACGCACGCGGCCGAGGTCAACGAGGCGCTGCGCGACTTCCTGGATCGATGA
- a CDS encoding MFS transporter encodes MTDTVQQATSKSWAGLAVLVLPLLLITIDGTVLILGLPAISAELRPTGVEQLWMIDVYSLVLAGLLVAMSTVGDRFGRRRNLLIGAVVFVTASVVGALATAPWMLIASRALLGVGGAIMMPSTLSLVRNMFLDRQQRRYAMAVWAAMASVGAAVGPILGGWVIETFGWQAAFLMNIPVMLLLLALGPLLLPESRNPELRKIDVLSVVFSFVGMIGVVFAIKSLTGGKDIVLGAVVLVVGLVGVVAFVRRQMRLPTPLMDVRMFKVRYFRGAVVADLLSIFAMVGSLVALVQHLQLVLGLNALHASLWLLPQAVLAAGAAFLAAMLVKRFLPANVIGAGLLIATAGFALTLFLTPTSSPALVATALALVSLGAGMGLSLSNDIIMSSVAPERAGQAAATSETAYEIGTTLGTAVLGGVLVAWYSRVVSAGTDALDLGAGLAERASSTMAEALLVAAEVGGRTGAEILELTKSAFTEAITVTGIAGAGVMVVAAVWALVTLRGAAANADLAAEHDHDR; translated from the coding sequence ATGACCGACACCGTTCAGCAGGCCACGTCCAAGAGTTGGGCCGGCCTCGCCGTACTCGTGCTTCCGCTGCTGTTGATCACCATCGACGGCACCGTGCTGATCCTCGGGCTGCCCGCGATCTCGGCCGAGCTGAGGCCCACCGGGGTCGAGCAGCTCTGGATGATCGACGTGTACTCGCTGGTGCTCGCAGGTCTGCTGGTCGCGATGAGCACGGTCGGAGATCGCTTCGGGCGCCGCCGGAATCTGCTCATCGGTGCGGTCGTCTTCGTGACGGCATCCGTCGTCGGGGCACTCGCGACGGCGCCATGGATGCTGATCGCCTCCCGGGCGCTGCTCGGCGTGGGCGGTGCGATCATGATGCCCTCGACGCTGTCGCTCGTGCGCAACATGTTCCTCGATCGGCAGCAGCGCAGGTACGCCATGGCGGTGTGGGCGGCGATGGCCTCGGTCGGCGCGGCGGTCGGGCCCATCCTGGGAGGGTGGGTCATCGAGACCTTCGGCTGGCAGGCCGCGTTCCTGATGAACATCCCCGTGATGCTGCTCCTGCTCGCCCTCGGTCCGCTTCTGCTCCCCGAGAGCCGCAATCCCGAACTGCGCAAGATCGACGTGCTCAGTGTCGTGTTCTCGTTCGTCGGCATGATCGGCGTGGTCTTCGCGATCAAGTCCTTGACCGGCGGCAAGGACATCGTCCTCGGAGCCGTCGTGCTGGTCGTCGGACTCGTCGGCGTCGTGGCGTTCGTCCGCAGGCAGATGAGGCTGCCCACGCCGCTCATGGACGTCCGGATGTTCAAGGTGCGCTACTTCCGCGGCGCCGTCGTGGCGGATCTGCTGTCGATCTTCGCGATGGTCGGTTCATTGGTCGCCCTCGTCCAGCATCTCCAGCTCGTACTCGGGCTCAATGCGCTGCACGCGTCGCTCTGGCTGCTCCCACAGGCGGTCCTCGCCGCGGGGGCCGCCTTCCTCGCCGCGATGCTCGTCAAGCGGTTCCTCCCCGCGAACGTCATCGGCGCCGGCTTGCTGATCGCGACCGCGGGCTTCGCGCTGACGCTCTTCCTCACGCCGACGTCGAGCCCCGCATTGGTCGCGACCGCGCTCGCACTGGTCTCGTTGGGGGCGGGTATGGGCCTCTCGTTGAGCAACGACATCATCATGAGCTCGGTCGCTCCAGAGCGCGCCGGGCAGGCCGCCGCAACGTCGGAGACCGCGTACGAGATCGGCACGACGTTGGGCACGGCGGTGCTCGGCGGGGTGCTCGTCGCCTGGTACTCCAGGGTCGTCAGCGCCGGAACCGATGCGTTGGATCTGGGCGCCGGGCTCGCCGAGCGAGCATCGTCGACGATGGCGGAGGCGCTGCTGGTCGCGGCCGAGGTCGGGGGTCGCACGGGCGCGGAGATCCTCGAGCTCACGAAGTCCGCGTTCACCGAGGCGATCACCGTGACGGGCATCGCGGGCGCCGGAGTGATGGTCGTGGCGGCGGTCTGGGCGCTCGTGACGTTGCGTGGCGCGGCGGCGAACGCCGACCTCGCCGCGGAGCACGACCACGATCGCTGA